From a single Bacillus pumilus genomic region:
- the moaA gene encoding GTP 3',8-cyclase MoaA has protein sequence MVSILDKRHRPLRDLRISVTDRCNFRCTYCMPAEIFGTDYPFLNKEELLSFEEIERLATLFAQDLGVVKIRITGGEPLMRKDLPVLIEKLSNIPGIEDIAMTTNGTLLPLYADKLKKAGLQRVTISLDSLNPDRFQQMNGRNISIQKVFDGIEAAKKAGLAIKINMVVQKGVNDQDVLPMAAYFKKEGHVLRFIEFMDVGNTNKWNLKHVMTKKEIIDLIGSTFPIKPEPPQYPGEVASRFFYQDGSGEIGIISSVSDAFCGTCNRARLSARGELFTCLFASSGFDLKQLIRSSKDNEDIKNILKELWSNRHDQYSAEREQKKDQKKVEMSYIGG, from the coding sequence ATGGTCAGTATTTTAGATAAGAGACATCGACCATTGCGCGATTTAAGAATATCAGTAACAGATCGCTGTAACTTTAGATGTACGTACTGTATGCCTGCTGAAATTTTTGGAACAGATTACCCTTTTTTGAATAAAGAAGAATTGCTTAGTTTCGAAGAGATTGAACGGCTTGCTACCCTTTTTGCACAGGATTTAGGTGTAGTGAAAATACGCATCACTGGTGGAGAGCCTTTAATGCGAAAAGATTTGCCTGTTTTAATAGAAAAGCTCTCAAATATTCCAGGAATCGAAGACATTGCTATGACAACCAATGGAACGCTTTTACCTTTATATGCTGATAAGTTAAAGAAAGCAGGTCTTCAGAGAGTCACCATTAGTTTGGATTCATTAAATCCTGACCGTTTTCAACAAATGAACGGAAGGAATATTTCTATCCAAAAAGTGTTTGATGGCATTGAGGCTGCAAAAAAGGCTGGACTTGCTATTAAGATCAATATGGTTGTTCAAAAAGGTGTGAATGATCAGGATGTTCTACCAATGGCAGCTTACTTTAAAAAAGAAGGACATGTTCTCAGATTTATTGAGTTTATGGATGTTGGAAATACGAATAAATGGAACCTGAAACATGTCATGACAAAGAAAGAGATCATTGATCTAATTGGTTCAACATTTCCTATCAAACCAGAACCCCCTCAATATCCAGGTGAAGTAGCAAGCCGATTCTTTTATCAAGATGGTTCAGGAGAAATAGGCATTATTTCTTCTGTTTCAGATGCTTTTTGTGGAACATGTAACAGGGCAAGACTTTCTGCGCGTGGTGAATTGTTTACATGTCTTTTTGCATCATCGGGCTTTGACTTGAAACAGTTGATTCGTTCGTCAAAAGATAATGAAGATATAAAGAATATTTTGAAGGAACTATGGTCGAATAGGCATGATCAATATTCAGCCGAGAGAGAGCAGAAGAAAGATCAGAAAAAAGTTGAAATGTCATACATCGGTGGGTAG
- the fdhD gene encoding formate dehydrogenase accessory sulfurtransferase FdhD, producing MNPSVKKKRVIHQYREGQFTCKTDEVVEEFPLTVMVNGEEFVTLVCSPDHLKELVIGFLASEGVIRFENEIKRFTIDESMGFAYVDLIHSSGFQSSDFTRRVIGSCCGKGRHFYFLQDVKTAKTAIDQINISAETCMHLMKCLQEESQLFQHTGGVHNAGLCDTEKLFITRTDIGRHNALDKIYGYCLLHRIPLRDKILVFSGRISSEVLLKAAKLGVSIVISKSAPTELALKMAEELNITTVGFVRGESFNIYTHHQRITE from the coding sequence ATGAATCCTTCTGTTAAAAAGAAACGAGTCATACACCAATACCGTGAAGGCCAATTTACTTGCAAAACAGATGAAGTTGTAGAAGAATTTCCTTTAACTGTGATGGTGAATGGAGAGGAATTTGTAACACTTGTTTGTTCCCCAGATCATTTGAAAGAATTGGTTATCGGTTTTTTAGCATCTGAAGGGGTCATTCGATTTGAAAATGAGATTAAAAGGTTTACAATAGATGAAAGCATGGGCTTTGCTTATGTTGATTTAATTCACTCAAGTGGATTTCAGTCGTCAGATTTCACAAGGCGAGTGATTGGATCTTGCTGCGGAAAAGGGAGACACTTTTATTTTCTCCAAGATGTGAAAACGGCTAAAACAGCCATTGATCAAATCAATATTTCTGCTGAAACCTGTATGCATCTAATGAAATGTTTACAAGAAGAAAGTCAATTATTTCAGCATACTGGTGGTGTGCATAATGCTGGACTGTGTGACACAGAGAAGCTATTCATCACTAGAACTGATATAGGAAGACATAATGCTTTAGATAAGATCTATGGATACTGTTTACTTCATCGAATTCCACTCAGAGATAAGATCCTTGTATTTAGTGGCCGAATATCGTCAGAGGTTCTATTGAAGGCAGCAAAACTAGGTGTGTCTATCGTCATCTCAAAATCAGCACCTACTGAATTGGCACTTAAAATGGCAGAAGAATTAAATATCACCACAGTTGGATTCGTCAGAGGAGAATCTTTTAATATCTACACTCACCATCAGCGTATTACAGAATAG